Proteins encoded together in one Corvus hawaiiensis isolate bCorHaw1 chromosome 15, bCorHaw1.pri.cur, whole genome shotgun sequence window:
- the IL12B gene encoding interleukin-12 subunit beta: protein MSHLLRALLSLLSFAALLESAQWKLQENVFVIESQWNAEAPATTVELTCNTSEEAVYWKKDSEWKQEGKTLTAAVKEFPDAGNYTCLSQESHEVLDSNLLLIAKIDSKGQMMRWILKSFQEPKWTFLKCEAKNYSGIFTCSWMTENNSPNVKFTIRSLKGPQGDVSCSSPVPHTEGALTTYTAQCHKENFCAFAEEHQPIDIFLEVIDEVEYENYTASFFIRDIIKPDPPQCQYVATNGTVTWTYPRTWSTPNSYFPLTFKVKVKSTKRHKYQVYDTDEQSVQLPAPGPAEVSVQARDRCYLSSWSEWSSLCR from the exons atgTCTCACCTCCTCCGTGCCTTACTGTCCTTGTTGTCCTTTGCTGCCCTACTGGAAAGTGCCCAGtggaaactgcaggaaaatg TGTTTGTCATAGAATCCCAGTGGAATGCTGAGGCCCCAGCCACCACAGTGGAGCTCACCTGTAACACCTCTGAGGAGGCAGTTTACTGGAAAAAGGACTCGGAATGGAAACAAGAAGGGAAGACTCTGACTGCTGCAGTGAAGGAGTTCCCAGATGCCGGCAACTACACCTGTCTGAGCCAGGAGAGCCATGAAGTCCTCGACTCCAACCTCCTCCTCATCGCTAAAATCGACTCCAAGGGGCAGATGATGAGGTGGATTCTGAAAAGCTTTCAAG AGCCCAAGTGGACATTTCTAAAGTGTGAGGCAAAGAACTACTCTGGAATTTTCACATGTTCCTGGATGACAGAAAATAACAGTCCAAATGTGAAGTTCACCATCAGAAGCCTGAAAGG ccccCAGGGAGACgtgtcctgcagcagccccgTGCCTCACACCGAGGGGGCCCTGACCACGTACACGGCCCAGTGCCACAAGGAGAACTTCTGTGCCTTTGCTGAGGAGCACCAGCCCATCGACATCTTCCTGGAGGTCATCGACGAGGTGGAATATGAGAACTACACCGCCAGCTTCTTCATCAGGGACATCA TAAAGCCTGATCCCCCCCAGTGTCAGTACGTGGCCACCAATGGAACAGTGACCTGGACGTACCCCAGAACCTGGAGCACCCCAAACTCCTACTTCCCTTTGACCTTCAAGGTCAAAGTTAAAAGCACAAAGAGACACAAATACCAG GTGTATGACACCGACGAGCAGTCCGTGCAGCTGCCAGCCCCCGGGCCAGCAGAGGTGTCAGTGCAGGCCAGGGACCGCTGCTACCTCTCCTCCTGGAGCGAGTGGTCCTCGCTGTGCAGGTAA